gtcttcatcgacttggccacggctttcaactctgtcaatcactgccatacaacactccttccgtggccaccaactgctcttaaatgctagtaaaatgaaatgcatgctcttcaactaaTCGCTGCCTGTACCCGCCCGCCCGacgagcatcactactctggacaattctgacttagaatatgtggacaactagaaatacctagatgtctggctagactgtaaactctccttccagactcatattaagcatctccaatccaaaattacatctagagtcggcttcctatttcgtaagaaagcctccttcactcatggtgccaaacataccctcgtaaaactgactatccaccttgactttggcgatgtcatttacaaaatagcctccaacactctactcagcaaattggatgccgtCTATcgccattttgtcaccaaagccccatacactacccaccactgcaacctgtatgctcttgttggttggtcctcgctacatattcgccaggtttcctccaagaCGTGAtgcttcaggccaaagagttcaatcttggtttcgtcagaccagagtcTGAGTccttcaggtcatctataagtctctgctaggtaaagctccgccttatctcagctcattggtcaccatagcaacacccacccgtagcacaagccaacacctcttttggctGGCTTTCTTTCCAGTCCTCtgcgaattgcaaaaatcactggagttggagacttatatctccctcactaactttaagcatcagctgtcagagcagcttaccgatcactgcagctgtacacagcccatctgtaaatagcccatcccatccaactacctacctcatcctgatatttgttttagtttttctgctcttttgtacaccagtatttctaccagtttaattttttttgttagcattttaaaattttacctttattttactaggcaagtcagttaagaacaaattcttattttcaatgacggcctaggaacagtgggttaactgcctgttcaggggcagaacgacagatttgtacctagtcagctcggggatttgaacttgcaaccttccggttactagtccaacgctctaaccactaggctaccctgccgccccagtatttctgcacatcctcatctgcacagtgttaatttgctaaattgtaattacatcacgactatggcctatttattgccttacctccttacttcatttgcacacactgtatacagatttttctattgtgttattgactgcacgtttatttatcccatgtgtaactctgttgttgtttttgccgcactgctttgcattatctttgccaggtcgaagttgtaaatgagaacttgttctcaactggcctacctggttaaataaaggtgaaataaaaaaagacatGTTTTTTGTGTTTGCCCCACCATGATTTACATGCTAACATTGCCACTGAATAAGACTAGATAATAATACTGACTAGAGAGTGGAAGTATACCTCAATAAAacttttagttttagtttttatgtctctattttggatTGGTCAGGGtttgatttgggtgggcattctatgttcttatacatgtttttgtatttctttgttttggccgggtatggttctcaatcagggacagctgtctatcgttgtctctgattgggaaccatacttaggtagcgttattttctgtttagtgttttgcaccttacaggactgtttcggttattctctttgttatttttgtttagtgttcagtgtaaataaaaagtaatgaatacttaccacgctgcgctttggtgcGATTCCTCTTCAGACGCCAAAAAACGTTACAACTTTAATAACTTTAATTATGAAGTTCATATGAATGCAACAGGATTTACGTGTTGCTTGCTCATCCCCCTTTGCTTTGGCAAGCTTCTTTTTTAAGCCCatgacgtaacgttagctagctagttagataACTATGGATATTTGGCTTGCTAGCTTATGGACTTTTAGCGGGTTGATGTCTTTTCGCTATCTAGCTAACGCTAGCTAAGTTAAAGCTgctatatgtaactttttgggtgacctgaaCAAATTCACATAAAAATGTGTGTTattgatctgtcattctcatttaaAGCAAGTCTAAGAGCGGTGGATCATTTCTATGTGCACAAATCAGGTCCAGAGTCTGTGATGATCCCACAACGGTGACAGAGATAATACACTGTCAAATTAAGTAACTGCTTCCACAGGCTTTTTTTGTTTACTCAACTTTTTGGACAAAGTGTTACCTGAATTTAACAATTTTAGTTTGGCCAACTTACAACCAACATGGGAAAATGGAGGCAAAAATTCAGTCAACTTGAAATGATTTGTTTGCTCAATTTGTCTCATGTTCATTCAACTACAAATTATGATTTTGGCAAATTACTGCCAAAAAAGGCTGTGGAACTAGttacatgcgtacacacacacacacacacatacactgtgcTTTTAACCTACAATGTTTTCAAAGTACATATTTGATACACGTTGacatacatgattacattgtgcatgttcatttatacagtaattagtattcaacatgtcctcacctgggatttaaACTCAGCATTCCAATCTTGAGATCtgtatttaaaacatttacacAGTGGTGAAAAGTAACAAAGTAGAAATATTTAAAAGTATTACTTAAGTAAatcatttttgggggtatctgtagcCTACTTTCATTTACATATTTTTGTCAATTTTTACTTTTATTccgctacattcctaaagaaaatatgtactttgtactcccatacattttccctgacacccaaaagtactagttacatttcgaaggctcaggcaggacagcaatatggtACAATTCACAGACCTGTCAATATAATAcgtggtcatccttactgcctctgatctggcagactcactaaacacaaatgctgcGTTTATAAATGatgcctgagtgttggagtgtgcccctggctgtccgtaaattaaaaaacaagaaaattgtgccatctggcaCACTTACTTTTACTtcctacttttactcaagtatgacaattgagaaCCTTTTCCTCCACTGTACTTAAGTaaatttaaaaccagatacttttagacttttactcaagtagtattttactgggtgacttttacttgagtcactttctattaaggtatctttacttttactctacTTTTTCCAACACTGCGTTTACATTTGAcactttagtcatttagcaggtactcttatccagagcaacttacagttagtgcctagtggttagagcattgggccagttaccgaaaggttgctggatcgaatccctgagctgacaaggtaaaaatctgtctttctgcccctgaacaaatttgatttgatttgaacaaggcagttaacccattgttccctggtaggttgtcattgtaaataagaatttgttcttaactgactagcctagttaaatgaaagttaaataaataaaaacatcttatgatagctaggtgagacaaccacatattaaATATACAGGAAACGAACATTCCATTTAGGCCAAACAATGAATATATATAATTTTGCCCCCAAAACTATTTTACTTCACTAAAATGTACCTACAATCTATAAATTAAAACATCTGAGaaaagtaatattttacacacacatgaagatacctatatatatatattttttcacctttatttaaccacgtaggcatgatgagaacaagttctcatttacaactgcgacctataagcaatcatttctgatgaaaaacaAAAAATCATCAggaagtggatcttccagcaagacaataaccccaatcgctaatcaaaatccacaaagaaatggttaaccataaaatcaacattttgcaatggccatctttGTCTCCGGACtggaaccccattgaaaacctgtggatGGAATTGAAAAGGCCAGTCCATGAGCGCAGATGAAGAATATCaaagatctggaaagattctgcatgggggaatggtctaagatccctcccaacgtgttctccaatctcataattTGTTGGGGTGTGTTGTTACCCTCGCAAGAATAGAGTGCTGAAGTAATACTTTTGACCCTTATCTTTTTTAGatttttctctgagcaattgtattagtataaaataatataacttTCTATTTGATTATGGACCCCACTGTATATCGGTACGAATCTGGTTGGACATTACAGGACATTAGCattctcctgagagagagagagagcgagagagagagagagagagagcgagagagagagagagagcgagagagagagagagagagagagagagagagaatattcacATCTTACTGATTCACTGGTCGCTGCAGTTTATTAACACTGTATTGAGAGCcagaaaaacagaaagagagagagaggtgttaagaCAAACAGAAGTGGACACTGacttaatagagagagagagtaagcagTACACAGTGACCACAGCGAACCCAGAGGGCTATAGGTACCACACAAGGTAAGGGCTGCACCTCTCCTACCACTCAACTCACACGCTTTTATCAACATCAAAGATTCACTGCATGTGTACGTGGAAGTGTTGGTCTCTGTATGTCTTGGTCTCCATGTATGTGTGTTGAACTGTGAACTGTATTGATTGTTACTATTTCTGTTAACTCTTATATCTGAATGACTGCATTTACTTTGAGATTAAATAGGTCCTTGGGATCAGGGTAAGAATTCAATTTAATTTGAGTAGAGTCCCAACTATGCAAATCTGTTTGCTAGGGCTTGACTTGAGAATATAatatgagtgtgtctgtgtgtgtgagtgtgtttgtgtgtgtgtctgtctctctatgtatgtgtgtatttgcacACACGTATACATGTGTGTActtatgcatgtttgtgtgtgtatgtgtctgtgtaccCATGGTTTCCAGAGCAGATGCAGCTGTCCGGGCTGTTGGACTGTGCCGATGTCACTAGCTCTATTTCTGGAACCTGTGTTGTTCTGCAGGTCAGATAAAGTGACTTGGAATCCTAGCGAAGGCAGGAGGGGGGCAGGGGGCACTCACTAACCACACACATGAGAGCACTGACAGAGAgttatagacagacagagacagagcggtaaagagagagagagagaaagagagcaaaagagagggagagagagagagagcaagagagatttCTGCCTAGAACTTTGAGGCTACACTGATTGATGGAATGGACGTTGAATGAACATAGATATTGAATGATCAGGAGCAATTCAATAACTTTGGAAAGGAAGAGTCTGATTTGACTTGATGTTTCAGAAGAAGTTGGACAAACAGACAAAGGAAGTCCATCAAACCATGGACGATGTATCACTCCACCAGGAGGATTCTGGGAACGATGCAACAGCCAACCAGAtagaggacaacaacaacaatcaggtgtgtgtgttgatgaaGGAAACACACCCAAAAACAGATACAGACAACCCCAAGACAATATGCATACAGAGACAAACCTCAACCACCTACAGACAAACAAATACACACTTTTTTCAagaaacaaaaacacatacaACATGAGCCATGTAGCTTTACCATGAGGTGGCAGAGTTGTATTTGCAATGTGGTCCAATGTAGTATTTGGAGCGAAGATAGTGGGAGGGGTTGGTGGTGGTCATGGCTGGGCAACACCTGTTCCTGTGCCAAATTTTGGCACAGGAATGTtgctgcctttctctctctcacacacacacacacacacacacacacacacacacacacacacacacacacacacacacacacacacacacacacacacacacacacacacacacgtgtccatCCTATTTCCACTGATGAGTCACTACCCTGAAACATGACCAGGAGTGACACCTGGGACAGTCCCTCAAGTGCACTGACCTAACATAAATCCAACATACTGTTTTATCTGCAACGTTATATATCTTAATGTTTCAGTTGTGACTTATTAAAGTCATGGAACATTATGATAGACATGTGTAATATTACAGCCATAAACAACTCTGTACAACTCTGTACATGTGTTCtgagtgtaacagtatagactttacctCCGTCCCttcgccccgacctgggcgcgaaccagggacgctctgcacacagacaacagtcaccctcgaagcatcgttacccatcgctccaaaagccgcggcccttgcagagcaaggggaaccactacttcaaggtctcagagcgagtgacgtcaccgattgaaacgccactagcgtgcaccaccgctaactagctagccatttcacatcggctacatgaGCACCAAAGTAACTATGGGGATTCTCTAGAGTGAAACAGACTCATTTCCTATTTTAGTACTTAACTATGTATAATGTCACTTTACATAGTCTCTCCCCTCAACAACTGATATAAAATCAGGTCTCTGACAACAGTTCTGTCCTATAACCCTAACCAAAACTACCTCAAGTGCTCAGAATTGCCAATTGTAATCTTATCTGGTTTGtctctcagacagagagagaagctccAGTCCAGGAGTGTGACCCCCCGAAGAGAGAGCACCTGGCGGAGGACACAGTGGAAGGTCATAGGGTCAAGTCAGGGGCTAATAGGGCGAAAACTCCAGAACAGGCAACAGGGGCTAGCATTGAAAACATAGAGGAGTCTCAGCCTGTAACCGACGCCAATGAGGTTAATGGTGAAGAGGCTTGTAAGGGTGAGGAAGGGCCGTGTCATGGTGCAGACACCGGAGAAACAGAAGACCCCAAATTGgtgaaaggagagggggaaagtgaGATGGAGGAGCACAAGAATGGAAAGGGGCAAGAGGTGGTCAAGAATGGAGAGattgagaaaaagaaagaggagcTGAAAGAGGACAAAGAGAAGGGGGGGGAGAAAATAATGCCAAGAAAGGGGAAAATAgaaaagggaaaggagaggaagggaagaggaaagACAGAAAAGGCAGGGAAGGGAAGGCAGGGATGAGGCAGGGAAGGGAGTGGCAgggaagggagaggcagggaaggGAAAAAGGGAGTGGCAGGGAAGGGAGGCAgggaagggagaggcagggaagggagtggcagggaaggggaagggaagggagtggcagggaagggagaggcagggaagggagaggcagggaagggagaggcagggaagggcagggaagggagaggcagggaagggagtggcagggaagggagaggcagggaagggagtggcagggaagggaagggagtggcaggggagaggcagggaagggagaggcagggaagggagtggcagggaagggagaggcagggaagggagaggcagggaagggagtggcagggaagggagaggcagggaaagtggagggaagggagtggcagggaagggaagggaagggagtggcagggaagggagaggcagggaagggagaggcagggaagggagaggcagggaagggagaggcagggaagggagtggcagggaagggagaggcagggaagggagtggcagggaaaggagatggagaggcagtgaagggagaggcagggaagggagtggcagggaatggagaggcagggaagggagtggcagggaagggagatggagaggcagtgaagggagagggaggggaggcagaggcagaggaagGGAAGGCACCAGAGAACAAGAGCAAACCAGTAAAAGAAAAGGAAGGGGCGGGAGGAGGAAAGGTTAAAGAGAAAAGCAAGGAGGTGGAGAAGCAAGGGAAGACCAAAAGAAAGAGTGTCTTGAATCCCACCGCCTCTACCCCATCCTCTGCAGCCCCCTCTGTAATCCGACCCCGGAACTCTGCCCGCTCTGCCCGGATGTCTAGAAAAAATGACATCATAGCAAAGTTCCAGCAAAATGCACCTGAGTAAGTTATGACATGTATAATGTGTTCCAATGTGTATAATTAAATATATAATCTGTATTAATATAACAACATTCTAATGGGGAGAGTTGTATTTGTCTTTTGACTTATTTTAAGGACACCAGTTGTCCGCAACTTCAAACTTCAGAGATCATCTATGGCTGTGGCAAGTGGGGCATCAATCAAACAGAAAGTGCTTTCATGGTGTGCCAACAAAACACGCAACTATGAGGTGAGGGGATGGTCATGGTCATGCACAAGAGACATAAGAAGTGACATCTGGGGAACCATAACCCTGCTTGCCACCCTCTCTTTCCCAGGGCGTTTCCATAGAGAACTTCTCATCTTCATGGTGTGATGGGCTGGCGTTCTGTGCACTCATCCATCGCTTCTTCCCAGATGCTTTTGACTTCTCAGCCCTGAACgcatctgagagagagaagaacttcACCCTGGCCTTCAACACAGCAGAGTACgaagctgtatgtgtgtgtgtgtttgtgtctgagtgtgtgttgtAAAgtaatcatcctctctctctctgtctctctctctctgtctctctctctctgtctctctctctctgtctctctctctctttctctttctctctctctctctctctttctctgtctctctctttctctgtctctctctctcaggaccatGGCTGACTGCTACCCCCTGTTGGAGGTTGGTGATATGCTTCTGATGGGGAACAGACCAGATCCTATGTGTGTGTTCACCTATGTCCAGGCTCTCTGTCATCACCTCTCCAaaatagagaaggagaagaaggacaagGAAGAAAAGGAGAAGAAGGACACAGCAGAGGAAAAGAAGAGTGAAAAGATGACCGGCGGAGAGGTAGAAACCACtacagagaagaaagaggaggagagtgtgGGAGGGGAGAACAAAGGAAAagatgggaaagagaaagagagcgaggagagctcagcggtggagggagagaaagagaaagaggaaagagaagttGTAGTGTCAGTTGAAGGGTAGGCTTAAGCTAACGCTAAAGATACATTGAAAAGACCAAaggagagagattcagagagattAAGAAAGACTTAAGCTACATCATGAAGTAGAGTCTTACAGTGTTCAAGGtgattgtgtgtgtagtgtatatgaGCATCATTTCTTAAAGAGTGACACATTACTACTGTGTATTCAAAAGCTGGATTTGTGAAGGTTTTGAATTATGCTCAGATTCCAACAATGTGTGTCAATTGTAACCTGTTGTGATATTTTAAACATGATTTAACATGCTGTGTTTTGGAACTTTGCGCAGAGGAACATTAAACGTCAATGTGTATTATAATGTATTCTTTTGATTTATTCTTCAGACAGACCACCCATgtatactaccattcaaaagtttggggtcacttagaaatgtccttgttttttaaaggaaggcacattttttgtccgttaaaataacatcaaattgatcagaaatacagtgtggacattgttaatgttgtaaataactattgtagttggaaacggcagatttttttatggaatctacataggcgtacagaggcccattatcagcaaccatccctcctgtgttccaatggcaggttgttttagcttatccaagtttataattttaaaaggctaattgatcattagaaaacccttttgcaattatgttagcaccgctgaaaactgttgttctgattaaagaagcaataaaactggccttctttagactagttgagtatctggagcattagcatttgtgggttcaattacaggctcaaaatggccagaaacaaagtctttcttctgaaactcagtctattcttgttctgagtaatgaaggctattccatgcgaaaaattgccaagaaactgaagatctcgtacaacgctgtttactactcccttcacagaacaacgcaaactggctctaaccagaatagaaagaggagtgggaagccctggtgcacaactgagcaagaggacaagtagattagagtgtgtagtttgagaaacagatgcctcacaagtcctcaactggcagctccattaaatagtacccgcaaaacaccagtctcaacgtcaacagtgaagaggcaactctgggatgctggccttctaggcagagttcctctgtccagtgtctatgttcttttgcccatcttaatcttttcttttaatTGGCTAGTTTGAGAtaaggctttttctttgcaactctttgCAAGCTATGGATCTTTTCATTGAGATCACACTAaatagctttttttccatctacgtaacattgcaaaaatcagaaactttctgtccaaaaatgatgcagaaaaattaatccatgcttttgtcacttctaggttagactactgcaatgcactACTTtacggctacccggataaagcactaaataaacttcagttggtgctaaatacggctgctagaatcctgactagaatccaaaaatttgatcatattactccagtgctagcctctctacactggcttcctgtcaaagcaagggctgatttcaaggttttttaacctacaaagcattacatgggcttgctcctacctatctctctgatttggtcctgccgtacatacctacacgtacgctacggtcacaagacgcaggcctcctaattgtccctagaatttctaagcaaacagctggaggcagggctttctcctatagagctccatttttatggaacggtctgcctacccatgtcagagacgcaaactcggtctcaaccattaagtctttactgaagacttatctcttcagtgggtcatatgattgagtgtagtctggccaggAGTGGGAAAGTGAACGGAAAGgatctggagcaacgaaccgcccttgctgtctctgcctggccggttcccctctttccactgggcttctctgcctctaaccctattacaggggctgagtcactggcttactggggctctctcatgccgtccctggagggggtgcgttacctgagtgggttgattcactgttgtggtcatcctgtctgggttggcgcccccccttgggttgtgccatggcggagatctttgtgggctatactcggccttgtctcaggatggtaagttggtggttgaagatatccctctagtggtgtgggggctgtgctttggcagagtgggtggggttatatccttcctgtttggccctgtccgggggtgtcctcggatggggccacagtgtctcctgacccctcctgtctcagcctccagtatttatgctgcagtagtttatgtgtcggggggttagggtcagtttgttatatctggagtacctctcctgtcctattcggtgtcctgtgtgaatctaagtgtgcgttctctaattctctctttctctctctctctctgaggacctgagccctaggactatgccccaggactacctgacatgatgactccttgctgaccccagtccacctggccgtgctgctgctccagtttcaactgttctgccttattattatttgaccatgctggtcatttatgaaacttgaacatcttggccatgctctgttataatctccacccggcacagccagaagaggactggccaacccacatatgctctctctaattctctctttctttctctctctcggaggacctgagccctaggaccatgccccaggactacctgacatgacgactccttgctgtccccagtccacctgaccatgctgctgctccagtttcaactgtcctgccttattattatacgaccatgctggtcatttatgaacatttgaacatcttggtcatgttctgttataatctccacccggcacagccagaagaggactggccaccccacatagcctggttcctctctaggtttcttcctaggttttggcctttctagggagtttttcctagccaccgtgcttctacacctgcattgcttgctgtttggggttttaggctgggtttctgtacagcactttgagatatcagctgatgtacgaagggctatataaatacatttgatttgatttgatttcaatagCCAATAGGCACACTTGATATTGCGCGCCCAGCAGAGAATCAGAGTTGAGGGGCGGCATCGGGCACACATCGATATATAGCCTAATAAGTAACTTACATAAAACACTAAGAAATATAGAAATTCAATCAATTATAAATTACATTAATTCTATTGTGTAGTTTCTGTGTCTTCATGTTTTATGTACCGTCATTTTAAGCACATGACCAAATGAATTTCCCCCTGGTGGGATAATAAAGTTGATCTGAATCTGAATCTACTCCGCTGGACTAgataaaacatgtttaaaaaactccccttgactgaaattgaacaagcatgaccttcccccattttcctccaggtagCAATCCTGTAAAGTTCGATCCT
This genomic stretch from Oncorhynchus tshawytscha isolate Ot180627B linkage group LG21, Otsh_v2.0, whole genome shotgun sequence harbors:
- the LOC112220529 gene encoding smoothelin; the encoded protein is MQLSGLLDCADVTSSISGTCVVLQKLDKQTKEVHQTMDDVSLHQEDSGNDATANQIEDNNNNQTEREAPVQECDPPKREHLAEDTVEGHRVKSGANRAKTPEQATGASIENIEESQPVTDANEVNGEEACKGEEGPCHGADTGETEDPKLVKGEGESEMEEHKNGKGQEVVKNGEIEKKKEELKEDKEKGGEKIMPRKGKIEKGKERKGRGKTEKAGKGRGKGVAGNGEAGKGVAGKGDGEAVKGEGGEAEAEEGKAPENKSKPVKEKEGAGGGKVKEKSKEVEKQGKTKRKSVLNPTASTPSSAAPSVIRPRNSARSARMSRKNDIIAKFQQNAPETPVVRNFKLQRSSMAVASGASIKQKVLSWCANKTRNYEGVSIENFSSSWCDGLAFCALIHRFFPDAFDFSALNASEREKNFTLAFNTAETMADCYPLLEVGDMLLMGNRPDPMCVFTYVQALCHHLSKIEKEKKDKEEKEKKDTAEEKKSEKMTGGEVETTTEKKEEESVGGENKGKDGKEKESEESSAVEGEKEKEEREVVVSVEG